A segment of the Candidatus Thermoplasmatota archaeon genome:
GTTGCCGAGGGACAGTATATCCGTCAAGGTGGGGATCTCGGCATCCTCGGCAAAATACTCTATGGAGAATCCAGAGAATATCCTTGACTTCCTCGAGAGTCTTGCCGGATCTTGAGGACTTTCCTTAACGATATGGCGCTCGGGGTATTGCGGCCACAGCTGGATCATGGATGGACGGCGCACGAGGGGAACTCATTCTTTCGGGGTCTGTGTCGAGGATTCTGCTGGCGCTGGCGCCTGCGAGAAAGCGGAGCGCGCGATCTTCAGCAGATTGATGGTGTTCACCTCCCCAATCAGCCTTCCGTCCTCGTCGAGGATGGGGAAGTCATTGAGGTGTTCGCCAACGACCCTTCTCACGATTTCGACAACAAGAGTGCTCTTCGTGACCGGAATCGGCTTTGACATGAAGTCTGCCGCTCGGTCGCTCTCCATGTCCCCAACGAACCTGAGCCACGAGATCACGCCGGACGGCCTCGCTCCGATCCTGTTCGCGACATGCCGCATCAGGATCTCGACTGAGATAGTCCCCCTGAGACGGCCTTCCTCGTCAAGGACATAGGCCTTCCTGGTCACTCCTGACGCGAGTATGGCATCCAACGCGTTTCTCAAAGTGGCGTCGGTTGAGATTGTAGCCGGCTTCGACACTATGTCGTCCAGGAAATCTCCGATGGTCTCAGTCAAGCTCAGCTTCTTCTCGGCTTCGTTCAAATCCCCTTCATACATGACTTTGCCCTCCATCCTTTCAGGAGCTGCCCTTTCCCCGTCTGCCACCCTGTTTTCCCTTTTCATCGTTGTCGAAACGCTCGATGTCCAGCGGAACGGTCTTGCTCTCAGAGAGAGCCTCGTTCTCCAGGCGAACATGGACCGTTCTCTGCGGGAATGGAATCTCTATCCCGGCCTCGTTGAACCTGGTGTAAATCTCCGTG
Coding sequences within it:
- a CDS encoding CBS domain-containing protein; the protein is MADGERAAPERMEGKVMYEGDLNEAEKKLSLTETIGDFLDDIVSKPATISTDATLRNALDAILASGVTRKAYVLDEEGRLRGTISVEILMRHVANRIGARPSGVISWLRFVGDMESDRAADFMSKPIPVTKSTLVVEIVRRVVGEHLNDFPILDEDGRLIGEVNTINLLKIARSAFSQAPAPAESSTQTPKE